Below is a window of Mauremys mutica isolate MM-2020 ecotype Southern chromosome 11, ASM2049712v1, whole genome shotgun sequence DNA.
TAAAGGATGTGATACACCGCAAATTGGATAGATCAGATTGCTTTTAAGCTTGAAGTTCTTACTGGATGCTCTCGTTATGTTCATAATGGTAATCGTTCAGTTCTGCTCAAAATTGTGACAAAATATGTGTATATTTTGCAGTTACTGTAAAATTCTCATTGTTTTACCATAAGAGAATTAAttcttggagggaaaaaaaatcaatagacaGTCAGCTactgtacagaaaacagaacctcTTTTGTGACTATAAAATGCACAGTACAGCTGGTGTTTTTCTGTTAGTGCTCTCATTACATATTTTTCAGTCTAAAATCAGATGCAGATTTCATATGTGTTGTTACATACgatggccagatcctctgctggtatcAGTCATCAGAGttcagttgaagtcaatagagaaCTTACACCCCCTGATGATTGGCCCTTAATTCCTTCTGAAAATAATTATCATTGCAGAAATAAGGGGCCtgatcttcagctagtgtaaatcagcatcactccattgGCTTAATGGAGCGCTGTGAAttgacaccagctcaggatctagcCCAACGACCCTTACCATTTGGGATTGTTGTTTGATATCCCAAGCGTTTCAAGCATTGTGCTGTTTTGAGGTATAACTTCCATTGGTTTGATAAATTCTGGAACAGTCTCATGTTCTTTTGATTATCAAGTGAATCAGTGTGGCATAGCGTAGTTTCTTTCCCCCACCtaaattccctgttctgtttataGGAACTTACTGGGTACAGGTTAGCATTTTTATTAGTTAACTCTGTATCAGAGCCAACAAGCTGAACATCAAGAGTGAGGGAAAAGAGGCCAGAAACAGACTGAAGCTTCCAGAGAGAAAGATGAAAAATAATCAAAATGGAGTGTGACAGCagaacaggtttaaaaaaaaaattacaagtgaAAGAAAGAGAACCCCAGAACCACCTGGTTAGCATCCCAGAATACTGAGAAAGGGGTTGAATTAAATAATAATACCCCTAAGCCAGAGCTAAGACTTTCAAGTCAAATCCCCAATGCTAGAGAAGCTTCTAGAGGTATTTTCACTCACAGATTACGGGAACGGCTGCAGATTGGTAAGAAatggtcagcatggattcataAGTGGGAGGTCATGATTAATAGAGAAGCAACACAAGACAAGAGTACCACTGCTGTTCCAAAACCATAGCGAATCATCCTCTTTATAAAGAATAATCAGGTGGAAGGAGATTGCTCGGTAGTGTAACTTCAGACATCAGATTTAGAATATTTATATTCCTTGGCataaaaggctcagaaaccagcagAATTGACACAAACTTTTGTCCTTTTAAAGCGAATCGTATGAGTGTGTGGGTCAAGTCTTATCCGCTCTGCGTAGACATTAAAAATCCCCTGGCATGTTTTATAGGAGTAAGGAGTTGCCGTGGTTAAAATTTACCCTCTTCCCCTGTTTTTGTTCTGTCAGCTGagtgctgccctctgcccccaaagTGGCTACATTTCAGTGTCACAGTAAGTATATGGCTTGCTTACCATTTCAGGAGCTGCAGGTGACTAGCCCCTGTGAAAATGAAGTTGTTTATTTAGGTGGCTAAATgaaaatttaggtgcctaactttagacaaTCAAATTTGAGCATGTTGACCCCAAAGCTACATCGTTCATCCCTGGTATAACCGCACTGACGTAAGCAGAGCTGCTCCCTAGAGGAATGAGGCCTCTATAGTCTAGACATTTTGAACAGTAATGTGACAAAACTGTAGAAAAAGGAAACACCCTTAATAATACATAATTCCTTGGATTTATTTTGCTGCGTTAACTGACTCCTTTTTCAGCCATATATCAATGCACAGGAGTAACTGTTCCCTagcacagtgtttcccaaacttgggacgccgcttgtgtagggaaagcccctggtgggccaggctggtttgtttacctgccgcatccgcaggtccagctgatcgtggctcccactggccacggttctctgctccaggccaatgggagctgctggaagcagcgcgggtcgaaggacatactggccgccgcttccagcagctcccattggcctggagcagtgatccgcgtccagtgggagccgcaatcggccgaacctgcgaacggggcaggtaaacaaaccagcccaccaggggctttccctacacaagtggcatttTATTCCTTTTATCCGTACTAAATCTGTGTTAGTGGCGTTCATTTCATCTGACTTGGTAGAATACctacaggttttattttttgtttaatctTATGGGGAAGGGTGACTTTTGTCTCTAAAACACAGGACTCAGAGCCAGGAGATATGTGTTctacccctgctgctgcctgtgtgaccttgggcaaacttGTCTTGGTTTCTCCAGTCTATAAACGGGGGATAATAATATGCAGCTATTTCtcaggggtgctgtgctgctgtgCTTGTTGCTGTTTGTaatgcactttgagatccttgaatgcAAAtctatagtacacctctaccccaatataacgcaacccgatgtaacacgaatttggatataacgcggtaaagcagcgctctggggggcggggctgcgcactccggcagatcagcGTGTCAGTGTGAAGGGCTccaacatgctgctctgagcggcgtGTTAAGGATGGGAGGCGGGCAGGAGGTGGGTGCGCaagcggggtgaggaggcgaatgaggaggtgagcagcaggcaggaggggggcgaggaggcaggcaggcaggaagacagcAAGCAGGAGAGCAGCAGGCGGGCGGACGCAGGGAGGCGCACCGGACAGATGGCAAGGAGACTAGCAGAGCAGCGGGCAGGCGGGCGGGTaggtggggtgaggaggcaagcagcaGCCGAGCGGTTGGGAGCGCTGGGCTGATGGTGAGAAGACTAGTGGGGAGGCTGATTTGtcccgggccctgcacccctctaaaGATGGCTCCGACACACTGCTCTGAGCGGCGTGTTAAGGGTGCCAGGCCAGGGCCGAGGGGTTGGGTAAGGGACAGAGGGtctcggggcagtcagggaacaaggagccttccctacccaatataacgcagtttcacctataacgcagtaagattttttggctcccgaggacagcgttatattggggtagaggtgtcaTGCAAACCACAATTTTATAGCTTACACTTTCAGATTAATTACAGTGGCTTTGGATGTAAGGAGATGATTAGCAGCACACAGACAATAGGGACTGTACCCTATAGAGTTAAACATCCAAACAACTTAGTATCCCTGGAGAGTTAAGCTCCCGACTGAACATGATTGTCACTTTAAATCAATAACCATTGATTGCAAAGAGTGGCATTAATTCTACTTTGTGCTGAGAGAAATTTCCCAATCTATCTCATTTAAATGATGGGGTTGCCATTCTTCATATCAGAAGGCTTGAATTAGGTGAATAACAGTTTTAGAATTTGGATCAGGAAACTTGTGTTTTGTCTTTTTAGAACCCCTTCTTAGAAGTCTTCCATTTGCTATTATATAAAGAAACTTTAAAAGTGCTCAGTGAGGAACTGGACCCAAAATCCTTATCCAGGCCAAACTCCCATTTACCTTTAGTGCCCGAGTCAGGGCTGCAAGATCAGGCTTGTTGTGAGACTACTTCCAAATACACCATTGCATATCTAAAAGCAGTTTATAACCTCACAATGTGTGTCATCAAAGACACAATGAATGGGGCTAAGGTAAATGATGCAGGAGAGTATTGCATAGTATGGTATTTCAATCACATGgattagaaaaaataaataaatggcttTCTAATAGCATTCCCTCTTACTCTTCCAGAGGTCATGGTCAAGGATGATATGAACAACTACATCAGTCAATATTACAATGAGCCCAGCAGTGGTGAGTTTTCTTTAAAGATTTAGATTTAAACTGAATTTCAGAGTATCAGACATGTGTAACTGCTGTATTGCACTGAATGACATAGAACAAGCAAGACTGAGCAATTAAGTAGATCAACCTGGGAAATTAAACCAATCTCTAAACCTATCGTGTTTTCCATTAAAGTTTATATCAAGGTGATAGTCTCTAAAGGATAAGGGAcctgatcttgctcccactgaagtcaaccatAATGGTTTCAAAATCCAGGTGTGCATTTTTCCTAGAGTAAGTTATCCAGTCAATAGAGTGGTTCAAATGGCCATGGAAAAGAAACCTAGGGAGGAAATAAATGAATAGAAAATCAATTGGAAGTTAACTTAGACAAACCCCTTGCTGGGAACCTTTTAGAAAGGTTAAACTGAATGAATGAAGGATAAGAAAACTCAATGCCAGACAACATTGACTTGTGAGCAGTAGCACTGCATCATACTTCAAATGGATTTCTTTACTTTGAGTTGAATTGTAGCCACTAAAGGGTCATAAGATATCATTTTGCACTGCACTGAACGGCTTTCATACACGAATACCCAGTAGCTTGGATTTTAAAAGGTATGCAATAAAGCAAATAGTCAAAGCAGTTCACTTGACTCTCTGCAAATTTGGTTAACAAAAATACCACCGCTTATGTGGCATTTTTATGTTCCACTTAAAAAAATGTACtcccaaatgtgtttaaaaataatcagAAGTATATCAGCCCCATATACGCCTTCCTGTGTCCTTGTGACCACGGATTCCATTATGGGACATTTGCAAATATAGCATTTTTCGGATACGCAAATTTAAAcggcaagctctttggggcaggggctgtctttttttgttctgtgttcatacaccacccagcacaatggggtcctgtttTATTACTAGGGCTCCTAGGAACTACggaaaatctaaataaaataattacatttcTATGAATGAAAGCTCTCTCCACTTACCAAACAATTTTACGTGAAAATGTGCTGTCGAGACTATCGTCACACATTTCAGAGGCAGGCCATTTTCAATTGACATTTCTATTATTTTACTTACAGACAACGGAGTTCCTGAAGCTGGTATTTGTGTCATTACCACAACAGCCATTGACGTGCACCACCCCAACATATCTTCTGACCTGTTCACAGTGGAAGTGCCCATGAAGATAGGAAGTAATGGAACTTCTGCTAGTGTCACATCAGGCAGTGCCTCCAGATCTACAGACAGCTCTGTAACCAGAGCCCAGAGTGACAGCAGCCAAACCTTTGGCTCTTCCACAGACTGCAGTACCACCCGGGAGGAACCCTCTGAATACGGCCCTTTAGACAGGGCTGGGAATGCAAAACATGATCAGATTGATTCTGCAAGGCATAGGGTCAGCAATGCAGTAGTTCAGGAACTGTTATCATCATTGTCAGAGGATTCTTGCTTGACACAAAAAGGCTTAGATCCAGTCAACCTTAAATTGCCTAGTCCAGCAGGGTCCGCCAAAGCCAGTCCTGAGCTAGAACATAGAGTGAACATTTACAACAAGAAGAACCAAGAGAGCTTTGATGTGCTCCAGATTAAGCCAGTTATTCACCTTCAGCAAACTGCCTCGGTGATCAATGAAAAGTACAAATCTTTGGAATCCAAAGAGCAAAAGATGAATAGGGTCCCAGATTCATAGTTCTCCACAGTGGTAGGAAAAGATGAGACATTCTAGAGCTTTAATGGCACCCTCAGAACAATTGCTGGCTGGATATCTTGCTCCTTGCGTCGTTTGAATGAATTGAATATTCATAAAATGCATGAGTTCTGAGAGCCAACATGAATCCATGACATTTCTAGCTTCAGAGGTCCACAGGCCAAGCCCTGGATGAAGAGAAAACATTCTGTATTACAAAATAATGACCTCAAAGATGTACATATTCTTAATCTTGGTtttgtgaggtttttttaaaaatacaacaatTTTTATGGAACTCTGAACAGCCTTCTATCAGGTCAAGCTTCAGCAGGGTATGGTACATGCAGATGTAAACTTCTCCTTCTACAATTTCTTACTGTCCCTTTGTACATGACGACAGCTGTAAACCCCTTTGTACAAATTCTGCAGTTATTTTTGTTCTTCCCAAAATCTTTTTTCAAGGAGCACTTTGGGTGATGCAGATTAAAGGGGGAAAGTGTGATCTgtttttattttagcatgagctctTTAAAGACAATATTTTGGAAAAGAAAATATCGTTTTCACTTCCAAGTCAACACGAGTGAAAAATGGACATTTTGCAAattcaattttaattaaaaaaaacaaagaaaatagatGTTCATTCAGTGTTTTTATTAATAGATCTAGAGGTAGGCTAGATTCATGAGATTATTACTGTGGCTTTAAATCTTccattttggaaaatattttaatctcATTTACATTTGACTCAGAGTTTAATGAAGTAGTTCATTGAACTCACATGAATGTACAGTGACTATTGAAAGTGGACACAAACTTTTTTTATAATCACAAGAACTTTTAAGACAGTTCAGCTACTTAAGACAATTTGAAAGGTAACGCTAAGGTTCTCCTCTAACCTGGTAGTACCTAGCAGTAGGTGTAACgcctttggcccagatcctcagctgtggctGAGGAGTGCTCAATACAATGCAGGAGTTTATGCCAAGGTAGATGGTCAGCTACGTGCTCAGCTCATGCCCAGGGATAAGTTAGGAGAGCCAGAAGCCTGCTTGCTGTAACTTGTGCTGCCTGCTAATAGCCTCAAGAGCCCAATATGGAGGCCAGACCTCTTTTCCCCAGCTGCATACTGCCTAAAGGCCACAGGGAGAGGGATGGCATAAGGACCAGTACACCAGTTGTATGCCACTAGCAGATCCCCCTGCAGTGGAGTCATCCTTCCATGGCCAGctgttgttgtttattattatttgcatgccAAATTTAAGACTTATTTGCGCCAGTGGTGCGACCCAAAGCAACCACAGTACAGCTCAAAGTATGGGGCATTgagtttatttctatttatttatagTTGAATTATGTACAATTTACAGAACAGATCCAGTGAAAATCCATGTACTTTTCTGTCCCTTTTAGATACTGTGCCGGTTGTATGGGAAGGTATAGTGATCAAATCCACCTTTACAAGTATCAGGGGCCCACCTGTCCTGGCAAAAACAAATATGCAGCTCCTAGGGTGTCAGTGGAAGTTACCCATACACTATCAGGGACAGTCAGGCCCTAGAAGACTTGCTCATATATGAAAATTGGGCATTATCAAAGGAAACGATTGGTTAATATCTTACTTGCTAGACTAGAGCTCTTGCAAGTATTTCAGCTGTAGGTTGGGATAAGAACATAGAACCTGCCATTagcaggtcag
It encodes the following:
- the TMEM266 gene encoding transmembrane protein 266 isoform X3, coding for MRSTKEKVSSASQFAGIIHWISLVILSVFFSETILRIVVLGIWDYIENKIEVFDGAVIILSLAPMVASTVANGPSSPWDAISLIITLRIWRVKRIIDAYVLPVKVEMEMVIHQYEKAKVIQDEQLERLTQICQEQGFEIRQLRAHLAQQDLDLAAEREAALQVPHMLSKQSSNRYKVVATGDSDDEATENITELRPPREVMVKDDMNNYISQYYNEPSSDNGVPEAGICVITTTAIDVHHPNISSDLFTVEVPMKIGSNGTSASVTSGSASRSTDSSVTRAQSDSSQTFGSSTDCSTTREEPSEYGPLDRAGNAKHDQIDSARHRVSNAVVQELLSSLSEDSCLTQKGLDPVNLKLPSPAGSAKASPELEHRVNIYNKKNQESFDVLQIKPVIHLQQTASVINEKYKSLESKEQKMNRVPDS